In Candidatus Nitronauta litoralis, one DNA window encodes the following:
- a CDS encoding FliO/MopB family protein, whose protein sequence is MKHWIPLFFIILGIMVQPSASPARDIPLTEYNALHHVDVSREGNELLLRFDFKNPIRQKLVPQYFKRSVQLDFSLTYVDPPKRHYAIEEGPVTQVYVSQFDSRLMRVRFILAEENGLSKHHFNFQKSGRSLQVRIKNPGSAYDEELDRLIKRAVGASAFKPVQKEKPEPQRAETVLKEPIVKKIKRVGEKAAQKPEPLSSSNVEAIGEFEETKIPAMKKSTPIKLKDQSGEPLLLAGSEKPETEDSLWESGFKMLTTLAFVVGLMFLLFYIFKKLVAKQGMFGTADKPIRVLSTGFLGPKKSIAMVEVAGRVLILGVANEQITLLSSLEDEDEVARLVNNDTKGQNDQLPPIKKQSQARNSQPKKKIVRDEKPDIYTSRKKASPSDSKAPAEAFSKYVKQFSKSGEGNNQAVNDLKRMIRQRSGKVEVGV, encoded by the coding sequence ATGAAACATTGGATACCGCTATTCTTCATTATATTAGGCATTATGGTCCAACCGAGTGCCAGCCCGGCACGGGATATCCCATTAACCGAATACAACGCCCTGCATCATGTAGATGTTTCGCGCGAAGGGAATGAACTTCTGCTTCGGTTTGATTTTAAAAATCCGATTCGTCAAAAGTTGGTTCCACAATATTTCAAACGGTCCGTGCAGTTGGATTTTTCTCTTACTTATGTGGATCCACCCAAGCGCCATTACGCGATTGAAGAGGGTCCTGTGACGCAGGTGTATGTGTCTCAATTCGATTCTCGTTTGATGCGGGTCCGTTTCATTCTTGCTGAAGAAAACGGGCTCAGTAAACACCACTTCAATTTTCAAAAATCAGGAAGAAGTCTACAGGTTCGAATCAAGAATCCAGGTTCAGCATATGACGAAGAACTGGATCGGTTAATCAAGCGAGCAGTGGGTGCCTCTGCATTTAAACCTGTGCAGAAGGAAAAACCGGAACCGCAGCGAGCAGAAACAGTTCTTAAGGAACCGATAGTGAAAAAAATAAAAAGAGTAGGAGAAAAGGCAGCTCAGAAACCAGAGCCTTTGAGCTCCAGTAATGTAGAAGCTATTGGGGAATTTGAGGAAACAAAAATACCTGCCATGAAAAAATCCACTCCAATAAAACTTAAAGATCAATCTGGTGAGCCATTACTCCTGGCTGGAAGTGAAAAACCGGAAACGGAAGATTCTCTTTGGGAATCGGGTTTCAAAATGCTGACGACATTAGCTTTTGTGGTCGGTCTCATGTTTCTCTTGTTTTATATATTTAAAAAGCTGGTGGCCAAACAAGGTATGTTTGGAACGGCAGATAAACCAATACGCGTTTTGTCTACTGGTTTCCTTGGGCCTAAGAAAAGCATCGCGATGGTGGAGGTTGCAGGAAGGGTCCTAATCCTTGGAGTGGCAAACGAACAGATAACTCTGTTGTCTTCGTTAGAGGATGAGGATGAGGTTGCACGCCTGGTCAATAACGACACAAAGGGACAAAATGATCAACTGCCTCCTATTAAAAAGCAATCTCAAGCCAGGAATAGCCAGCCCAAAAAGAAAATAGTTAGAGACGAAAAGCCGGATATTTATACCAGTAGGAAAAAAGCATCCCCATCCGATTCCAAAGCTCCGGCAGAAGCATTCTCAAAATACGTTAAACAGTTTTCCAAGTCTGGAGAGGGAAACAACCAGGCGGTCAATGACCTGAAACGAATGATTCGGCAACGTTCCGGGAAAGTAGAAGTGGGCGTATGA
- the fliM gene encoding flagellar motor switch protein FliM — protein sequence MSQVLSQGEVDALLRGVSDGDVPVETDEPEEISGVVPYDLTSQEKIIRGRLPTLDIINQMFSRLFRNSFSGLMRKSADVSTVSTDSLKFGEFLRSLPVPSSLHVFRMEPLRGFGLMVVESKLVFALVDNFFGGTGTSEVKIVGRDFSAIEIRMTRNVILTALEDWEKAWKPVHSVTTTYVRSEVNPQFAAIVPPTDVVLVVVFDIEMENSSGTLTVCIPYAAVEPIMPKLKANFQSEQMEADQVWINRLRGELMQTQIEMVAELGSTEITPDVLMGLKVGDTVMLGNDVSDPLSVKIQQIPKFKGFPGVSRGQKALKITQVLERQR from the coding sequence ATGAGTCAGGTACTGTCACAGGGAGAAGTCGACGCACTGTTGCGCGGAGTGAGCGACGGGGATGTTCCGGTTGAAACGGATGAACCGGAGGAGATCAGTGGTGTTGTCCCGTACGATCTCACAAGCCAGGAAAAAATTATCCGTGGCCGCCTGCCCACTCTGGATATTATCAACCAGATGTTCTCGCGTCTGTTCCGGAACTCCTTTTCCGGTTTGATGAGGAAGTCTGCAGATGTCAGCACGGTGTCCACCGACTCCCTAAAATTCGGTGAGTTTTTAAGATCGCTTCCCGTTCCCTCCAGTCTTCATGTGTTTCGCATGGAACCGTTGCGCGGATTTGGTCTCATGGTGGTGGAAAGTAAACTGGTGTTCGCACTGGTGGATAACTTTTTTGGGGGCACCGGCACCTCGGAAGTGAAAATTGTGGGTCGGGACTTTTCGGCTATTGAAATCCGAATGACTCGAAACGTGATTCTGACCGCTCTTGAGGATTGGGAAAAAGCCTGGAAGCCCGTTCACTCGGTGACAACGACTTATGTTCGCTCAGAGGTAAATCCCCAGTTTGCCGCCATTGTTCCCCCCACAGATGTGGTTCTGGTCGTCGTGTTTGATATTGAAATGGAAAATTCTTCTGGAACTCTCACGGTGTGCATCCCCTACGCGGCTGTTGAGCCGATCATGCCCAAGCTTAAGGCCAATTTCCAGAGTGAACAGATGGAAGCGGATCAGGTCTGGATCAATCGCCTTCGGGGAGAATTGATGCAGACCCAGATTGAAATGGTTGCTGAGCTGGGCAGCACAGAAATAACACCGGATGTGTTGATGGGATTAAAAGTAGGGGACACGGTAATGCTAGGCAATGATGTTTCGGATCCTTTATCGGTCAAGATCCAGCAGATACCCAAGTTCAAAGGTTTCCCCGGTGTGTCGCGTGGACAAAAAGCACTGAAAATCACTCAAGTACTCGAAAGGCAAAGGTAG
- a CDS encoding porin, with protein sequence MKFHLKVIAVLLLGVLGITSQAQAANKFKVLEDIEIHGFASSSYTFNFNSSVTETSCGTGPTCLRIFDVDDNSFKFDAGELVFLKDANDKNDIGFRFDLSFGFSLPEVAQRPGSSATAAQPSTSAPSAPVDDDFDVQQGFVTWNAPVGNGLKLDFGKFITHVGVEVFDGYDGWNQNWSRAFTFGLAIPFTHTGLRASYDINDKFSVMGAVFNGWGGGGVSDNNDTKSFGLQLAYAPIDWVDFVVNYVGGEETVAENSWRNIVELITNIRPLDDLLFTLNFVYGDEEGTSIAPLAGDSQWWSFVGYARYDFNDWFSMNLRGEHLNDQDGFATAVAGQELWALTVTPEFRVHQNMVIRLEYRHDESNLLTFDDERVPEDSQDTVAVNALVHF encoded by the coding sequence ATGAAATTTCATTTAAAAGTTATTGCTGTCCTGTTGCTCGGAGTTCTGGGAATAACCAGCCAGGCCCAGGCTGCGAACAAATTTAAAGTATTGGAAGATATTGAAATTCACGGATTCGCATCTTCTTCCTATACGTTTAATTTCAATTCATCCGTAACCGAAACCAGCTGTGGTACCGGGCCCACTTGTTTACGCATCTTTGATGTAGACGATAACAGTTTCAAGTTCGATGCCGGCGAGTTGGTATTTCTTAAAGATGCCAATGATAAAAATGACATTGGATTTCGTTTTGACCTGTCGTTTGGCTTCAGTCTGCCGGAAGTCGCCCAGCGCCCGGGAAGCTCTGCAACTGCCGCCCAACCCAGCACCAGTGCACCCTCTGCCCCTGTTGACGACGATTTTGATGTCCAGCAGGGCTTTGTAACCTGGAACGCTCCTGTTGGAAACGGACTTAAACTTGATTTCGGTAAGTTCATTACTCATGTAGGTGTTGAGGTTTTCGATGGTTACGATGGCTGGAATCAGAACTGGTCACGCGCCTTCACGTTCGGCCTCGCCATCCCGTTTACTCACACAGGTCTGCGCGCCTCCTACGATATCAATGACAAGTTTTCTGTCATGGGTGCGGTTTTCAACGGTTGGGGTGGTGGCGGTGTTTCGGATAATAACGACACCAAGTCCTTTGGCCTGCAACTGGCCTACGCTCCCATCGACTGGGTCGACTTTGTTGTGAACTACGTGGGTGGTGAAGAAACGGTAGCAGAAAATTCATGGCGGAACATTGTTGAGTTGATCACCAATATTCGCCCGTTGGATGATTTACTGTTTACCCTTAACTTTGTTTATGGTGACGAAGAAGGAACCTCGATTGCTCCTTTAGCGGGAGATTCCCAATGGTGGAGTTTTGTCGGGTATGCCCGCTATGATTTCAACGACTGGTTCTCCATGAATCTGCGTGGCGAACACTTGAATGACCAGGATGGATTCGCAACTGCGGTGGCAGGTCAGGAGCTTTGGGCACTCACCGTTACCCCGGAGTTCAGGGTCCACCAGAACATGGTGATTCGTCTGGAATACCGACATGATGAATCTAACCTCCTGACTTTCGATGATGAAAGAGTACCGGAGGATAGTCAGGACACGGTCGCGGTCAACGCACTGGTCCATTTTTAG
- a CDS encoding ammonium transporter → MLPIFVRLGIFTLLFCIAAPSAVAQEEAQISGADTAWILISSAMVMLMLPGLALFYGGMVRRKNVLSTLMHSFVPLGVITIQWILIGYSLCFGEDIGKFIGGLDKAFFAGITENTLNGSIPDYLFSMFQLMFAIITAALISGGLAERISFKAYVIFIFLWSTLVYDPICHWVWGGGWLGELGALDFAGGTVVHISSGTAGLAAALVLKKRRGYPGPMMIPHNLPFVLLGAGLLWFGWFGFNAGSALAADQNAALAFANTQVATAAGMLGWLFMEYIKSGKASALGAASGIVAGLVAITPAAGFVTPQWSIVIGLIAGMVCYYAVILKMKLGYDDSLDVFGIHGVGGAWGALATGLFVTVGSTTGLLDGNLNQVFIQIIGIAAAGSYSFIVTYGLVFALEKTIGFRVDEEEEEMGLDTTQHGEAGYNMV, encoded by the coding sequence ATGCTGCCGATATTTGTTCGTCTGGGAATCTTTACTTTACTATTTTGCATCGCCGCCCCCAGCGCGGTCGCTCAGGAAGAAGCCCAAATCAGTGGGGCAGATACCGCCTGGATTCTGATTTCCTCTGCTATGGTCATGCTGATGCTGCCAGGCCTCGCTCTTTTCTATGGAGGAATGGTAAGGCGTAAAAATGTGCTGAGTACCCTTATGCACAGTTTCGTTCCTCTTGGAGTAATCACCATCCAGTGGATATTGATCGGTTACTCTCTATGTTTTGGGGAGGATATCGGTAAATTTATCGGTGGTCTGGATAAAGCATTTTTTGCCGGGATCACAGAAAACACCCTCAATGGGTCCATACCTGATTACTTGTTCAGTATGTTCCAACTCATGTTTGCAATCATTACCGCAGCCCTCATCAGTGGCGGGCTTGCCGAAAGAATAAGCTTTAAGGCCTATGTCATTTTCATTTTTCTATGGTCGACCCTTGTGTACGACCCCATCTGTCATTGGGTATGGGGCGGTGGCTGGCTCGGTGAATTGGGCGCTCTGGATTTTGCCGGAGGGACCGTAGTTCACATCTCCTCGGGAACCGCCGGGCTTGCCGCCGCTCTGGTTTTAAAGAAAAGGCGGGGTTATCCAGGACCGATGATGATCCCCCACAACCTCCCCTTCGTATTATTGGGAGCAGGGCTCCTCTGGTTCGGATGGTTCGGCTTTAATGCAGGAAGTGCCCTGGCAGCAGACCAGAATGCAGCTCTGGCATTTGCCAATACCCAGGTTGCCACCGCAGCAGGGATGCTTGGCTGGTTGTTCATGGAATACATTAAGTCTGGCAAGGCAAGTGCCCTGGGAGCTGCATCAGGAATTGTTGCAGGACTGGTCGCCATCACCCCCGCAGCAGGATTCGTGACCCCTCAGTGGTCTATTGTTATCGGGCTTATAGCAGGAATGGTGTGCTACTACGCAGTCATTTTGAAAATGAAACTGGGCTACGACGATTCTCTCGATGTATTCGGAATCCACGGAGTCGGCGGGGCTTGGGGTGCTTTGGCAACCGGCCTGTTTGTCACCGTGGGTTCAACCACCGGTCTTCTGGATGGAAACCTGAATCAGGTCTTCATACAGATCATTGGGATAGCCGCTGCGGGGTCCTATTCTTTCATCGTTACTTATGGCTTGGTTTTTGCCCTTGAGAAAACCATTGGTTTTCGCGTCGATGAAGAGGAGGAGGAAATGGGGCTCGACACCACCCAACATGGGGAAGCCGGCTACAACATGGTTTAG
- the fliQ gene encoding flagellar biosynthesis protein FliQ — translation MTEQFIIDFSLEAIKTTLLLSAPMLGFGLVTGLLVSIFQAVTSIQELTLTFIPKILAVFFALILFFPWLMRLMLNFTARILTDFPTYIG, via the coding sequence ATGACTGAACAATTCATTATCGACTTTTCCCTTGAGGCTATAAAGACCACACTTCTATTGTCGGCGCCCATGCTGGGTTTCGGATTGGTAACGGGTTTGCTGGTATCCATCTTTCAGGCTGTTACTTCCATCCAGGAACTGACCCTCACTTTTATCCCTAAAATTCTAGCCGTGTTTTTTGCATTGATCCTGTTTTTCCCCTGGTTGATGAGATTAATGTTGAACTTCACCGCCCGTATTCTGACTGACTTTCCGACGTACATTGGGTGA
- the fliN gene encoding flagellar motor switch protein FliN yields the protein MDDDLDSLQDIDDVDATDTVGEEEIPPVQPTSGSDQGQVQNLDLILDIPLTVTVELGRSRMLINDLLQLGQGSVIELTKLVGEPLEVLVNHKLVARGEVVVVNEKFGVRLTDIVSPMERVQSLT from the coding sequence ATGGACGACGACCTGGATTCTTTACAGGATATTGACGACGTAGATGCAACGGATACGGTCGGGGAGGAAGAGATTCCGCCTGTTCAGCCAACCTCGGGATCCGATCAGGGACAGGTGCAAAACCTTGACCTTATCCTGGACATTCCTTTAACAGTGACCGTTGAACTGGGTCGCTCCAGAATGCTCATCAACGATCTGCTGCAGCTTGGGCAGGGATCCGTGATTGAACTCACCAAGCTGGTGGGTGAACCCCTTGAGGTTCTAGTGAACCATAAACTTGTGGCAAGAGGTGAAGTAGTAGTCGTCAATGAAAAGTTTGGTGTGCGTCTGACCGATATTGTGTCTCCAATGGAACGCGTCCAGTCTCTAACATGA
- the fliR gene encoding flagellar biosynthetic protein FliR: protein MELLNINYADFESFLFVLFRVAAFILFAPILGSRQFPVLVKIGFILLLSLTVYPMVKPMLPEAPKGMFELTMYLTIELLIGLAIAFASRLIFTAVQIGGTMVDFQMGFGVVNVIDPQTETQVSITAQFQNIFAILIYLSVNAHHTTILAVVESFQLINIQAFHFGGTAMNIVVKLFIDTFIVGIKIASPIMAILFFISVGLGLVARTVPQMNVFIVGFPLQIGAGLLMIGFSMSFFGMIIQNELSHLPVELTALLRSF from the coding sequence ATGGAACTGCTCAATATCAACTACGCTGATTTTGAGTCGTTTCTGTTCGTCTTGTTTCGTGTGGCTGCTTTTATTTTATTCGCCCCTATATTGGGGAGCCGTCAGTTTCCTGTCCTTGTAAAAATAGGTTTTATCCTCCTTTTAAGTCTGACTGTCTATCCAATGGTGAAGCCCATGCTGCCCGAGGCGCCCAAGGGCATGTTTGAGCTCACCATGTATTTGACCATCGAGCTTTTGATCGGGCTTGCAATCGCATTTGCATCCCGCCTGATTTTTACAGCCGTTCAGATTGGTGGGACGATGGTGGATTTTCAAATGGGTTTCGGCGTGGTCAACGTAATTGATCCTCAAACTGAGACACAGGTTTCAATCACCGCGCAGTTCCAAAATATATTTGCAATTCTGATTTACCTGTCGGTGAACGCTCACCACACCACGATTCTGGCTGTTGTTGAAAGTTTTCAATTGATCAATATTCAGGCATTTCATTTTGGAGGAACTGCAATGAATATTGTCGTTAAACTTTTTATCGATACCTTTATTGTCGGAATAAAAATTGCCTCTCCAATAATGGCCATTTTATTTTTTATCAGCGTGGGTTTGGGATTGGTCGCCAGGACTGTCCCGCAGATGAACGTTTTTATCGTAGGGTTTCCCCTTCAAATCGGAGCAGGATTGTTAATGATTGGATTTTCCATGTCGTTTTTCGGAATGATCATTCAAAA
- the fliP gene encoding flagellar type III secretion system pore protein FliP (The bacterial flagellar biogenesis protein FliP forms a type III secretion system (T3SS)-type pore required for flagellar assembly.), whose translation MKLTRFIIFLTMVGATLAGSIVEAQALTVPTLQVGMEDADSPEQVSSALQVLFLLTILTLAPSILVMMTSFSRFVIVLSFLRQAMGTQQTPPTQVLIGLALFLTIFVMNPIFTEVNQKALQPYLNEEISQTEAFDIAQEPIKSFMLRQTREKDLALFLRVAGQEAPATLEEVGLHVIVPAFVISELKTAFQIGFLIYIPFLILDMVVASILLSMGMMMLPPVLISLPFKLMLFVMVDGWHLTVGSLVKSIT comes from the coding sequence ATGAAGCTGACTCGATTCATCATATTCCTGACGATGGTCGGAGCGACACTCGCCGGTTCAATAGTGGAGGCGCAGGCACTGACTGTCCCGACACTGCAAGTCGGGATGGAAGATGCAGATTCTCCAGAGCAAGTGTCCAGTGCTCTGCAGGTTCTATTCCTGCTCACCATTTTGACTCTGGCGCCGTCCATTCTGGTAATGATGACATCATTCTCACGTTTTGTGATCGTCCTTTCTTTTTTACGCCAGGCCATGGGGACCCAGCAGACTCCTCCCACGCAGGTATTAATCGGGCTGGCTTTGTTTCTGACGATTTTTGTCATGAATCCGATTTTTACCGAAGTGAATCAAAAGGCTTTGCAGCCTTACTTGAATGAAGAGATTTCCCAGACCGAGGCTTTTGACATTGCCCAGGAACCCATCAAAAGCTTTATGTTGAGGCAGACGCGGGAAAAAGATCTGGCTCTGTTTCTCCGAGTGGCAGGACAGGAAGCGCCAGCAACTCTTGAAGAAGTCGGGTTGCATGTGATCGTACCGGCTTTTGTGATAAGTGAGCTCAAGACTGCGTTCCAAATCGGATTTTTAATTTACATACCATTTTTGATTCTGGATATGGTGGTAGCCAGTATCCTGCTTTCCATGGGTATGATGATGCTGCCTCCTGTTCTGATTTCACTGCCCTTTAAACTCATGCTGTTTGTCATGGTCGATGGCTGGCACCTCACCGTCGGTTCCCTGGTCAAAAGCATCACCTGA